A window of the Brassica oleracea var. oleracea cultivar TO1000 chromosome C1, BOL, whole genome shotgun sequence genome harbors these coding sequences:
- the LOC106327318 gene encoding magnesium transporter MRS2-3-like: MRGPRPEDFDSNAGQPRPTFPAGGSRKKGKGVRTWLVLWSSGKEQATEAGKHTIMRRTGLPARDLRILDPLLSYPSTVLGRERAIVINLEHIKAIITGQEVLILNWKDPSVAPFIEELQRRIRCHHHATKPQEGAALGEAGTSQLSGEEARKEKKRSLGNQDGSKVLPFEFVALEACLEAAITSLESEAVRLELEAHPALDKLTIKISTLNLERVRQIKSRLVAITGRVQKVRDELEKLLNDDEDMAEMYLTDKLAQKLENSSASSTSDTVVVDLPEGDEDDRFRAEVSSESCHRGSDAHNLLMRAHSALSSTPSGMTNKLNVQELEMLLEAYFVQIDGTLNKLSTLKEYVDDTEDYINIMLDDKQNNLLQMGVMLTTAGLVMSLFIAVAGVFGMNINIELFNDEVAGPGRFIWTVVGGTAGSLFLYFGAIGWYKHSRLLE; this comes from the exons ATGAGAGGCCCTAGACCCGAAGATTTCGACTCGAACGCCGGCCAGCCGAGGCCTACGTTCCCCGCGGGTGGTAGCCGGAAGAAAGGCAAGGGCGTGAGGACGTGGCTGGTGCTTTGGTCGTCGGGGAAGGAGCAAGCGACGGAAGCCGGAAAACACACCATCATGCGTCGAACTGGCTTGCCGGCGCGTGATCTCCGGATCCTAGATCCGCTGTTGTCGTATCCGTCTACCGTTCTAGGTCGCGAGAGAGCGATCGTCATCAATCTGGAGCATATCAAGGCGATCATCACGGGGCAAGAGGTTTTGATTCTGAATTGGAAGGATCCTTCGGTGGCGCCGTTCATCGAGGAGTTGCAGAGGAGGATTAGGTGTCACCATCACGCCACTAAACCTCAG GAGGGAGCCGCACTAGGAGAAGCTGGAACGTCACAATTGTCTGGGGAGGAAGCCAGGAAGGAGAAGAAGCGAAGCCTTGGGAATCAAGATGGATCTAAGGTTCTTCCTTTTGAGTTTGTTGCTCTCGAAGCTTGTCTTGAAGCTGCCATCACCAGTTTGGAAAGTGAG GCCGTCAGATTGGAGTTAGAGGCTCATCCAGCGTTGGATAAGCTTACTATCAAGATCAGTACCCTCAACTTGGAGCGGGTTCGACAGATTAAGAGTAGGCTTGTTGCAATAACTGGGCGTGTTCAGAAG GTTAGGGACGAACTAGAAAAACTCCTAAACGATGATGAAGATATGGCTGAGATGTATCTTACAGATAAGTTAGCTCAGAAGCTTGAGAATTCGTCCGCCTCCTCTACTAGTGATACCGTCGTGGTTGATCTTCCTGAAGGAGACGAGGATGACAG GTTTCGTGCCGAAGTTTCGTCTGAAAGCTGCCATCGAGGAAGTGACGCTCACAACCTTCTAATGAGAGCTCATAGCGCACTTAGCTCAACCCCGAGTGGCATGACCAACAAGCTCAATGTGCAAGAGCTTGAAATGCTTTTGGAAGCATATTTCGTGCAAATTGATGGTACACTGAACAAACTATCAACT CTAAAGGAATACGTGGATGACACGGAGGACTACATCAACATAATGCTAGATGACAAACAGAATAATCTTCTGCAGATGGGGGTGATGCTAACAACGGCAGGACTGGTGATGAGTCTCTTTATCGCGGTTGCGGGAGTCTTCGGGATGAACATAAACATAGAGCTGTTCAATGATGAAGTAGCTGGTCCGGGGAGATTCATTTGGACAGTGGTTGGAGGTACGGCAGGAAGTTTATTCCTCTATTTTGGTGCCATCGGATGGTATAAGCATAGTCGTTTGCTTGAATGA